TGAAGTTAAAGTTTCCGAATTTGGTGTTTTCTTTCCTCAAGAATTCTCCTAAAGAAAATCTCCCAATCTCGGCATCGAAGAAACTATCACTGTTAAACCCGTAACCAAACCTAAAATCCTTTTTTATCGGCGAAATACCGCTAAACCATTGTGAACTGGGGCGGCTGTATCGGGAATTCGATTTAACAGTTGACCTCCTAAGACTAAACTCGTGGAACTTCCGCCGTCTAAATTTAACGCTTCTGTTGCCCCTAATTGCTGCATCAACAGCGCCATTTCTGTTAATTTAGCACCCACACCCCCCACACGGTTATGAACGGTGGCAATTAACCATTCTCCCTTGGCGGTAATTCCGACGCTGCTACGGATAGCAGATTGATCCGCAAACCAAATATTAAATCCTTCAGCAACCGCATCAACTACGACTTGTCCATTTTGTAATAGTAATGGCCCCCCTCCTAAAATATGGGGAAATAAATTAAAATCCGAGGGTGTGGTTTGGGATTCTATCGTAATAGATGTTCCCACAGAAAACGAACTTAAGGCACTCCGAAAGGAGCGCAATGTTAACAAATAACCATTTTTAGGAATTGCAATCCCAGTGGTAGTATTTGTTGATTCAATTTGTTGTTTAACAATATTATTTTCCACAACAATAACAATTTCATTCGCCGTTAAGGGGGTATAATTTTCGCCCCATTCGGGAGTATATCGAGCGATTCCAGCTTTGACATAACCTGTATTGAGTAATTCACAATCTAACCGTTGTCCCGATGATGAAATTAAGGTTTCTTTTAAACTTAAACGGGCAATTTTAGTTTGTCCTACATCATTCCAAGCGATCGCTCCTCGATTTAAAATTGGCCCGGAAAACCATTTTCCATCCCGACGAATTGCCCCTAATGGTAAGAGATTATTGCGGTTAAAATAGCCTCCATTAATGGCAGCTAAACATTGACAATTATCTACGGTTTTGAGTAAACTGTCAATCCCTTTCATTCCCGTTAGATTAGCCCAAATCGGACGTAAATTTAAACTTGAACCCGGATTTAAGGTTAACCAAACTACCGGAAACCGACTATTATTTAAGGTTATATATTGTTGTCGCCAACGCAATCCTTTTGTCCAGGTAATATCTCGTTCAATTAACGCATCTTGTCGGAGTTCAATTAAAATCCGGTTAGGATTATTCAAGCTAGAAACTTTCACGCCATAACCATCGGGTAAAGTTCCTTGAATTACCGTTTGATTATTAATATTTTTAACAATAGGTCGAGAGGGTTTTTGAGTTGTTCCTGCGGTTTCACCTTCATTTTGTTGTTCAGAAGTTCCTGAAGTGGGTGTGGGTTGAGATTGTTCTTGAAAAGGTTTAGCAATGGTGGCAGAAGTGACCGCATCAACCACAACTTCCCATTGGGTATTTTGTTGATAAAGTTCCCAAGGTGTGGGTTGATTTAATGTTACCATCATTTGAGAACTATTCGAGCGTTCTTCAAAGGTTAAAGCTTGAACAGTTCCCAATTTAGAAATAATATTGAGGGTTTGATCTTGTATTTCTAAATCCCATCCTGATAATTCTGCTAATTGATTAATTTTTAAATAGCGACATTCTGTATCCCAAGTGGTTTGGAATTTATAGGGAGTTGAAGAAAACCAACTGACAGTTTGTGAGTTTTCATCCGTTGTATTTAAGGGATTAATCCCTAAAACCTGGATAATTCCCTTATCACTAATTCCGGTATTTGTAGCGATTCCTGAACTCCACTGACTCCAGGGTAACTTCCATTTTCGACCATTCACAGAAAGATGAGTTCCGGTGCGGATAATTCCGGGTTTTGATAATTCTACAAGATATTGGCAAATAATCGGATCAGCTTTTTTGAGTAATACTAACGCTTGATAAATAATCGCAGCGACTTCTCCCCGTGTTGCGGTTAAATTAGGATTTAAGGCTTCAGGATTAGGATAATTCACCACCAATTGAGAACGAGTTGCGGTTATTACCGATTGAGTTGCATAACCTGGAATTATATCTGCATCAGTATAAAGATCTTCTAAGTTTAAATGATCACCTTTGGCTAAGTTTAAACCTGATACTAATGCTAATAAAACTTGTAAACGAGTCACCGGATTTTGAGGGTAAAACCGTCCATCAGGGAAGCCGGAAATAAACCCAGATTCGTAAGCCGTTTGAATGGCTTTTGCAGCCCAAAAATCCTTCGTAACATCACTAAATTGGATATATTGACGTTTAGCAGGAGTAGGAAATGCAGCTTTTAGAAGAGTCGCAAATTCCCCACGAGTTAGGTTTTGATCAGGGCGAAAGGTGTTATCTTTAAACCCATTAATTAACCCTTGAGCTTGTAACCGTTGGATAAAAGGACGAGCCCAATGTTGGGTAATATCTAAAAAAACAGGTTGGGAACTGGTCATATTATTAGCTTAAGAAGGAAAGAGAGCAAATATAGTTATATTATTTCACTGGATTGAGTTTTTATTCCGTATGAGTTTTTGAGTCCTCTGTTTAAAGTGTCACATTTTGTCGATTAAATTTAATTTAAAGTTTAGGGTGGCTTAAGGAACAAAACCACCCTTTGATGTTTTGAAAAGCTTGATTTTAAAATACCTTTAGTCTCTTAAAATTTAGGATTCCCACTGATCAATGATCCGTTGTAATCCCTCAGCAATCTCTTGCCAAT
The Planktothrix sp. FACHB-1365 DNA segment above includes these coding regions:
- a CDS encoding phosphodiester glycosidase family protein, producing MTSSQPVFLDITQHWARPFIQRLQAQGLINGFKDNTFRPDQNLTRGEFATLLKAAFPTPAKRQYIQFSDVTKDFWAAKAIQTAYESGFISGFPDGRFYPQNPVTRLQVLLALVSGLNLAKGDHLNLEDLYTDADIIPGYATQSVITATRSQLVVNYPNPEALNPNLTATRGEVAAIIYQALVLLKKADPIICQYLVELSKPGIIRTGTHLSVNGRKWKLPWSQWSSGIATNTGISDKGIIQVLGINPLNTTDENSQTVSWFSSTPYKFQTTWDTECRYLKINQLAELSGWDLEIQDQTLNIISKLGTVQALTFEERSNSSQMMVTLNQPTPWELYQQNTQWEVVVDAVTSATIAKPFQEQSQPTPTSGTSEQQNEGETAGTTQKPSRPIVKNINNQTVIQGTLPDGYGVKVSSLNNPNRILIELRQDALIERDITWTKGLRWRQQYITLNNSRFPVVWLTLNPGSSLNLRPIWANLTGMKGIDSLLKTVDNCQCLAAINGGYFNRNNLLPLGAIRRDGKWFSGPILNRGAIAWNDVGQTKIARLSLKETLISSSGQRLDCELLNTGYVKAGIARYTPEWGENYTPLTANEIVIVVENNIVKQQIESTNTTTGIAIPKNGYLLTLRSFRSALSSFSVGTSITIESQTTPSDFNLFPHILGGGPLLLQNGQVVVDAVAEGFNIWFADQSAIRSSVGITAKGEWLIATVHNRVGGVGAKLTEMALLMQQLGATEALNLDGGSSTSLVLGGQLLNRIPDTAAPVHNGLAVFRR